The stretch of DNA ATAGCTAAGAAAAAAAGGTTTCTATTTTTATTACATTTTGTGAATAATAGGAAGATGATTCATCCGAAGAAAAACATTTATCAATGTAATAACATCCTTTTCGCAATAGTTTTTTATACGATCAAGATTTTTTTCTTCATAATATATTTGTGCTACTTGCGATCCGTCTATATCATCTTTGGGTGATTCTATTCCTAAAATATGTGCCAATAAATCTAGAGAAGTGTAGTGTTTATAATCGCCAAATTTCCATAAATCTAGCGTGTCGAGCAGTGTAATTTCCCAAGGTTTTTTTCCTTGTATTTGTAAAAGCTTTGGGATTGGTATTTGATGAATAATCAAACGACGTGCAATATACGGGAAGTCAAATTCTTTACCATTATGTGCACAAAGTAAATGATCGCTTTTAGAGTAATTTTCGTGTAGTAATTGACAGAAATCTTGCAAAATCTTTTCTTCATGATGCCCATAAAAACTCTTTACACGGATCTCGCCCTGATGAACAAGCCCACAAGAAATGCAAATAATTTTACCGAACTCGGCCAAAATACCAGCATGGTGAGCATAAAACTTTTCTGCAGAGAGCTCTTGTCGCTGATGCATTGTTTTTTTATCCCACAAAATTTGGGTACGCTCGTCCAAATCATTCCAATCCTTGGCCTGAGGAACGGTCTCGATATCGATGAAAAGTATTTTTTGAAGGGTAGAACTATTCATTAGGTAAGATTTTTTGATTCATTTTCAATACCTCATCAACAAGATAATAAATATCCAAATCTTTCAATACTCCTCGATTA from Weeksella virosa DSM 16922 encodes:
- a CDS encoding 3'-5' exonuclease; protein product: MNSSTLQKILFIDIETVPQAKDWNDLDERTQILWDKKTMHQRQELSAEKFYAHHAGILAEFGKIICISCGLVHQGEIRVKSFYGHHEEKILQDFCQLLHENYSKSDHLLCAHNGKEFDFPYIARRLIIHQIPIPKLLQIQGKKPWEITLLDTLDLWKFGDYKHYTSLDLLAHILGIESPKDDIDGSQVAQIYYEEKNLDRIKNYCEKDVITLINVFLRMNHLPIIHKM